One genomic segment of bacterium includes these proteins:
- a CDS encoding response regulator — translation MANRVRVLSADDTHLNFLKMRFSTIARERENADTYVYEMIAEALNGFELIDAYNVLVASGDPPDLITLDIEMPKADGLWTLHELSKRYHPHPPVVMVSSLDDEEVRIKYSESLAAYDKQRGDMPDAKKRELLAKVADRIRAGQVEPGKVNTLVDAGLRLGYDPIRLAEYLGAKGYVVKPYKTSEQVTSVLDNALASKNGRFLTGKSS, via the coding sequence ACGCATCTGAATTTTCTGAAAATGCGGTTTTCCACCATTGCCCGTGAAAGGGAAAATGCCGATACGTACGTCTACGAGATGATTGCCGAGGCACTCAACGGGTTCGAATTGATCGATGCCTACAACGTGCTCGTCGCGAGCGGAGATCCTCCCGATCTGATCACGCTCGACATTGAAATGCCGAAGGCCGATGGGTTGTGGACGCTGCATGAATTGTCCAAACGCTACCATCCCCATCCGCCGGTGGTGATGGTGAGTTCGCTCGATGACGAGGAGGTCCGCATCAAGTATAGCGAGTCTCTCGCCGCCTATGACAAGCAGCGCGGGGACATGCCCGATGCCAAAAAAAGGGAGCTACTCGCAAAGGTGGCGGACCGGATACGGGCGGGACAGGTGGAGCCGGGGAAGGTGAACACGCTGGTGGATGCGGGTCTCCGGCTGGGATACGACCCGATCCGGCTTGCCGAGTATCTGGGCGCGAAGGGCTATGTGGTGAAGCCCTACAAAACGTCCGAGCAGGTGACGTCTGTCCTCGACAATGCGCTGGCGTCAAAGAACGGGCGGTTTTTGACGGGAAAATCCTCCTAG
- a CDS encoding DUF4149 domain-containing protein translates to MAAGTRGKPFLLSAFLLILAAAWLAGSVLIWWVAAGPFTVLSTVKNPSIAEKFREIPEARRAQVLRHAAGEINRRLFRGWNVAQLSGGLVLLILLAAGRWRGAHFGVFGLFAVLSFLLVVSHAFWMAPVIETLGRSLDFADRALLAESVRRFGWYHRAYVISDMVKAGLLLAGLSLLLRRGAG, encoded by the coding sequence ATGGCAGCCGGAACGCGGGGAAAGCCGTTTCTTCTTTCTGCCTTTTTGTTGATTCTGGCCGCCGCCTGGCTGGCAGGCTCCGTGCTGATCTGGTGGGTGGCCGCCGGGCCTTTCACCGTGCTCTCGACCGTAAAAAATCCGTCCATCGCGGAGAAGTTCCGGGAAATCCCGGAGGCGCGCCGCGCTCAGGTGTTGCGCCACGCGGCGGGCGAGATCAACCGACGGCTTTTCCGTGGCTGGAACGTTGCCCAACTCTCGGGCGGTCTCGTGCTTCTGATCCTGCTTGCGGCGGGGCGGTGGCGGGGGGCACATTTCGGAGTGTTTGGCCTTTTCGCCGTCCTTTCCTTCCTCCTTGTCGTTTCGCACGCTTTCTGGATGGCTCCGGTGATTGAAACCCTGGGGCGCTCCCTGGATTTCGCTGACCGGGCGCTCCTCGCCGAATCGGTCAGGCGGTTTGGCTGGTACCACCGGGCGTACGTGATTTCGGATATGGTGAAGGCCGGACTCCTTCTGGCCGGGCTTTCGCTTCTCCTTCGGCGCGGCGCAGGATGA
- a CDS encoding MBL fold metallo-hydrolase has translation MARRETLDARNSRRFPLSGRMLFAVLGGVFGLALWASPPPAHGAPMCQPGFVRHDGQVVPVSWSGAPVRTAAIPQGAVRIRYLAHSSFEIISPDGTRVLTDPYFGVMPKKLPHAVTVSNFHETHTATGPFEGKAPIIYGAKMDGSGAVVNRLIRGIRIFGYPQEAAQTSPPIYENTIFVFKAGGLCIAHFGNARIGPSPQQLRALGKIHVMMVPIDGSWTVPHEVAAQLAKRIGPNILIPMHYFGPGLPLQFAAALKVVGIDRIQQAEKSEVTFTLRGLPAPTTYLMVPSNELP, from the coding sequence ATGGCGCGCCGCGAAACACTGGACGCACGAAATTCCAGACGCTTTCCTCTCTCCGGCCGGATGCTTTTCGCCGTCCTTGGGGGCGTTTTCGGACTCGCCCTCTGGGCCTCCCCGCCCCCCGCGCACGGCGCGCCCATGTGCCAGCCGGGTTTCGTCCGCCACGACGGCCAGGTGGTGCCCGTCAGCTGGAGCGGGGCCCCGGTGCGCACCGCCGCCATTCCGCAGGGGGCAGTGCGAATTCGCTATCTGGCGCACTCCAGCTTTGAAATCATTTCGCCGGACGGAACGCGCGTCCTGACAGATCCCTATTTCGGCGTCATGCCCAAGAAGCTCCCCCACGCCGTGACGGTGAGCAATTTTCATGAAACGCACACCGCGACGGGCCCCTTCGAGGGAAAAGCGCCGATCATCTACGGCGCCAAGATGGATGGAAGCGGCGCCGTCGTGAACCGCCTCATCCGGGGGATTCGCATCTTCGGCTATCCGCAGGAGGCGGCTCAGACCTCGCCGCCGATTTATGAGAACACGATTTTCGTCTTCAAGGCCGGAGGTTTGTGTATCGCCCACTTCGGAAACGCGCGCATCGGGCCATCCCCCCAGCAGCTTCGGGCGCTGGGGAAGATCCATGTGATGATGGTTCCGATTGACGGCTCGTGGACCGTGCCGCATGAGGTGGCCGCCCAGCTGGCCAAGCGCATCGGGCCGAACATTCTGATTCCGATGCACTATTTCGGGCCTGGTTTGCCGCTGCAATTTGCCGCCGCTTTAAAGGTCGTCGGCATCGATCGTATTCAGCAAGCGGAGAAGAGCGAAGTCACGTTTACCCTTCGCGGGCTTCCTGCCCCGACCACCTACTTGATGGTCCCCAGCAATGAATTGCCCTAG